The DNA sequence TATATTTAATTTAAACTTTTTATAATAAAATATTTCATTAAAAAAAATATGATGTTTCTTCAACAGTTAATAACTTCTATTTTCCTTTTCTCATATCCGGGGGACATGATTTCAAGTAAAGTGTTTAAACCATGCATAATTCCTTTACCTGAATTTGCCTCAGTTGGAAGTATTGGAACCTTTGAATGATGACAATTTAATGGTGCATTGTTTAAATCCTGTTTGTTTGCAAATATCACAAAAGGAATTTTTTTCCCCTCTACAATTTTCATCATTTCTTCACATGTGGTTGTAATCCCCTGAGTGTTATCAATTAATATTATAGCGCCGTCTATGTTCGGGGATAATAAGTTTTCGCACGACTTTAATTGTTCTGCCCCAGTTGGGCAAAAAATCTCCAGTTTTTCATTGTAAATAGTAATTTTTCCATAAATCACAGAATCATTTTCCACTAAACTGTGGCACAAATGTTTCAGGGCAGTTTTTTTACCAGAACCAGAGTTTCCCCACATTAAAATCTTTTTAATTTCCATAAATATCTCCCCCCCCAATTGTTTTTAATAAAATCCTCCTTCTTTTATCTAATAATAATTATTTTCACAAATGAATATATCAAAACAGATAGGATAGTGCTTGAAATCACATCATTTATATTATGTGTTGTGGCTTGCAATGTTGGTTATTGGCCAAAAAATGAATTTTGTTAATTAACGCAAAATGGTGGGGTAAAATCAAAAATGAAATAATATAAAAATATTGATTGGCGTTTATTTTGGTTAAATCCTCTAAAAGGGGAAAGAAGTTAAAAAAAAAATTATGCAAATTCAATGGTACTAGGTGGTTTGTCACTCACTGACAAGGCCACATGGGTCACTTCAGGAATCTCTGCAGTAACTCTTTTTGATATTGTTTTCACCAGTTCCCATGGCAGTTTAGGCACATCTGCAGTCATGGCATCAAGAGACTCTACCATTCTAATAACAATTAAATA is a window from the Methanobacterium sp. genome containing:
- a CDS encoding GTPase, with protein sequence MEIKKILMWGNSGSGKKTALKHLCHSLVENDSVIYGKITIYNEKLEIFCPTGAEQLKSCENLLSPNIDGAIILIDNTQGITTTCEEMMKIVEGKKIPFVIFANKQDLNNAPLNCHHSKVPILPTEANSGKGIMHGLNTLLEIMSPGYEKRKIEVINC